The segment CCTCCCCGCCGCATAAATCGAATAACTCACCGAAGATCCCGCCGGAACAAAAGTCCCGTCAGGTAAAACGTCGTCGTTCTCGGCGTGCTTCGAGTCTTCCGGCACCGACGGGTAGAGCCTGAGCGTCTCGGAGAGCGCCGCCTTCAGGTAAACAAGTCGGTCGATCTCGTCGAAACCTAACGGCTCATCCGTCCACGACGCGGTGTTGTTCTCGGTGCCACGTGTCTCGATCAGAACGGAGCAGATCTCGCGGACGATTTTATCCTCGACGGTTGGGTGCATCGTGACGAGCCAGAAGAATCAGCTGAGCGCGACTGATGACGTGTCACGTCCAGCTAGGATGAAGTTAAGCACCACGTGCTGGAGGAAAGTGTCGCTGTATGCtaattctttcttcttcatcatgaAACGCGAGAGGAGATCGTCGTGTCCACTTTCTTGCTGCTGACTCATCAGTTCCTGCTTACGTGTATTTATGACCTCGGCTAAATATCCATCCATTTCTTCCAAGCTTCGGCTCAAACTGACTTCTAGGCCCAGTCCTAGCCATTTCTTCAGCTTCCACAGAATCTCCGGCAAGATAAACCTTTGAAGCGATGCTTCGGTGGCTCGGTCGAAAGCCGTCGCAAAACTGTTCTCGGGAAGCCCCGGCGCGCAGGTTTTTGTGTCCTTACCGAACGCCAATCCGCAAATGTTATCGAATGTGAGCCGGAGTATCAAGTCCTGCAGATCAACCGGCTCGGCTTTGGCTTGGGCCGATTCAAGTATTGGACAGAACCGGAGCTTAATTCCTCGGTTTACCCACCTACCCATGGCTTGCCGCAACGTTCTGCATGATAAATTTACATTACCAAACTGAGTATTATTACATTAGTTAACCAAAGATAACTAATTGATGATATTGTATGTTTAAACCGTGAAACTAACCCTGAGAGACGGgttcaattatttatattaatgcaAAACCAGATTAAAAAGATGAGGTTGTTAACTTGTTTTTCCTGGTAGTGAACCGTAGAAAGATATCACAAGAATTGACTATATATAAAGATAGTATTGTGCAATTTACTCGAGGGTATGATATTTGCTCAATATAAATGCACGATGGCTTTGAGAAAATCAGTATTAAACCGATCGGTTAATTTGGTATATTAATTAAGCTACCTTGTTGTGAATTCGAGAGCAGCCGTTTTGCGTTGGAATAGCCAAGTGTCACCGTCGGAGTTGAAAATACCTTGACCGAGAAGGTCGTGGAAGACGGATTGCCACGTTGGACCTTTAGGGTAGTTATCGAACCGGGTCTTGAGCATGTGTTCAAGATTCCTCGGGTCACACGTGACAGTCACGAGACCTTGCTTCCTTGCCAAGAAAGGCACTGCACAGATACAAGTTTGGTAAGTACCTCCGCACGCACGGAGGTTCTCGGTGATCCACTCATGCATCCTGTCACGCTGCTCTATCAGACCAGGGAGACTGCCCAATACAGGCCACACACGTGGACCCTTTAGCCACCGTGATATCCTCTTGAACCATAGCCAATACGCTGCAATGATCGCTACAAGAAGCATCACATTGGATATTTCCATATAGCTCTTTGATTAATATTTCCTCGGGGGAAATATGAATGTGGTGATTGAGAAGAGGAGTGAAAAGATGAAGTTGGATGGGAATGAATGAACTTTCCAGGACAATTTATAGGGAGGAAAGGAGCTTCTCTCACTTATTTACACTCTTGTCAATCGTAACTATCAGAATCAAGCACTCATTATGGTATCGCGGTTCTCGTTgagttattttaattaatgtatataacGAAAGAGGGTTTTCAGTTTTGGAGATCAAGAAGTGGTAAAGTGGTTTGTTTTATGCTTTCCTAGTACCTAATTTTTCAGCGAAAGGaatagtttcatttaatgaCCATTTATAGATTGTATCTCTTATGCAGCTGTGTGGTGAATTAAATGGGATTAGTTGAGAACATAAGGCACAAAAAGATGGTAGAGGTTGAAAATGATGTTCTATTTCTTCGAAAAAATAGATGGTagggaaaaagaagagaaaggtcgtctattttttaaacaattagaAGTTTAGGGCTAAACGTTAACACATGTTTAGTTTGCTGGTGAGATAGGTTTTAAAATCTATATCTTTTATAGGTACAGCTACAAAtagtattttcattttttgtttcgTTTATTTAGTTGTTTCAGTTTGAGAATATTTGACTTTTTTTACCaaattaaatgaattttaaacCGAAGAAACgctaatattaaaaaaagaagaaatgctaatattcaaataaatttattctgatttagttaaatttatttttctagcTGGACTTGGTCTACTGGGTTGACGGTTTTTATCGATTAACAAAGTATGTAGAGGGTTTCAGATCCTTTGTTCTAAGCCTAATCACCAAGACCCTTTACTCCCGGTAAGCCCTTTATACCAAagaaaaaattatgtatattttagttcgttttagtttgttttaaaaaaaggtttggtatattttatattatactacatgattaaaatataatttgtaagtTGGTAAGTGAGAACTCAACTCACATATACATTTGGTTCAGAAGAGCTTTTCTTTTAACAAAATTCCTCGTTTTGGGTTATCTGTTTGAGGATTTGGTAAGCAGCTCGAGACCTAGACTAGTATTTACTTTAGGAAAACACTTCCTTAATTTCTCTCCTCATTTGGCCAACTAGAAACACTTCTTGTgtctagggctgggcaaaaaatccgaacccgaaacaccaaccgaatctgatccgaaaaagtagcaccgaacccgaaccgaaattgattaaatatccgaacgagttcaaaatttcggtatttaaagaaccgaaaccgaacccgatccaaaccaaaatattttgggtatccgaatgtatccgaaataaatttatatacttaaatatatatattatttttatatataatgtatattaaaaatatttaaaatatataagatacttttaaattttccaaaatactagaaaaatatatgcaaatagtcaaaagtaaatgtttaaaatagctaaagtatactgaaaacaccaaaatagttaaatatctattgattctttatccaaatattcaaagaaaaccaatttatatgttaaattaaggtatataatgaattttgaaaatttaaaaacattttaaatgggttatccgaacccgaaccgaacccgcaaagattcgaaccgaacccgaaccaaaatttagaaatatcccgaatggggctgaaaactttgatcccgaaaacccgaaacccgaatggactgaaccgaaatccgaatgggtacccgaacgcccaacCCTACTTGTGTCACTATTTTGACTTTTTGGATgactgaaaaataaaatgggAAATGGCAGACGAATATTAAGTACTAAGAAAGATGCCATGTTCGGAATCGCGCTAGGCGCTATCCGTGCGGCAACCCGAAGCCTAGCGAGTTGCTTAAAAATCAGGATAAACTTGGAGTATACGCGGGGAGTAATTTTTAGTAAAtttaaatctagaacattcaaAAGATTCACCAAATACAAGTTAGATCATTTATTATAATTGCTGTTTCTTATTTTACATCtaatacaaacacacaaaaactaatttactcacaaaaatcacaaaatacaTGCTTTTAATCATGAGAAAGAACAAACAATAGCTAGGCTTGTATCTTCTAATCATATTCTTCTTTAGTGATCTGCAAAATATATAATCACTCTGGATTACTATCCATTCTATCATAACCTGAAACATCAATATATCAATTTACACTCTCTTCTAGATATGATGGTAAAGCATTATTGTTTGATTTAAAAAGAGAAGAATATAACGTTCTCAAATCGTTGGAACAATAAAGGTGTAAActacatattattattataaacttTAGGTATCAGATTTTATAAGaggcaaaaatatttttatttgcattctCCGCAATAGACACCTAAATATACTCAGCAAATGACACCTATAAATATATTCAGAAAACAAGATCTACAAATACAGCACTTCGACACTTAAAGAAAACTTTGTATAACTCAACACATTTTTCTCTAAACAAATTCGCTAAACACCTAAACTAATACCAACCTTCACTAATTAACTAAGAAATTCTCTACGCATATAAGAAGCTTCGCTAACAACCTCATGAAGCTTCgcaaacaacctaaagaagcTTGGAACCATTTATTTGCTCTTGATTACTTtcgattgataaaaaaaatcacagaaCAGAGTTTATAGGTTATGACAGATACCAATTGTGTTCTGTTGGAAGAGAAAGACACTTTTTTCAAATAACTCTGCGAGAGAATGGGTCACAAAAGTTGGGCCAACTTGGTAGATCACGTAGAATCACGTTTTTAGGAATTCACGTTTAGATGTAACTCGGGCGCGTTATGTAACTCGGTCACCTCACGTATCACGTAAACGCGGCCGATTACGCGGCTAGGCGGCCGCATTTTAGAACAGGGTTCAAAGATGTCATTAAATAGGATGAAAGTCAAAACTCAAAAGGGTTATGCTGACTTTTGCTACTCTCGAAGACGGAAGACTGTAACTGGTCGTACTGTTTCTTTTTCTGGTGTTAACATCATTTTACTGCTTCATATATATgtcatgtgtgtgtgtgtcattTAACTTAGTTTTGATGATTTAGAGAAAAGGCCAAAAGGGTAATAAGATATATCTGTTGGTAaaggaacctcggctgaggtgcccgccatCACGAATTCGAGTCCCAGCCACAACGGATTTGACATGGTTTCTGTTTGACCTCTAAGATTTTCCTCGCCAGTTTCAATTGGACGCGGTGAGATAGTCAGACTAAATGAGATGTTCGGATAcctgaattataaaaaaaaacaattttccaaTAAACATTATTGTAGAAGAATCgcaataactttttttttaagaatagtGGTTTGTACTTTGTAGTAAATGCCTAAATGGAATGGAACATAAAGGTTGGTGTTAATAGTGAACATTAGATATTTAGATGGCTTGCCGACCTAACATTAAATCATCTTCAATGGGGTTCATTTTCcactttttgttttactttgaAGAAAATTTTGCTTCAGTTGTATTTCATTTCTTAattcaaaatgaaataataaaaaatattattttaaatttgaaaatatactgTTGATATCTTCATTTTAAGAtggtttttttaattgtaaattagTCTTTaacttttacttatttttattttctgataaaatatattatatatgttactATCACCAACTAATTTTGAAGTTTctatcattattattttcatcTAATTAAATATTGATACCATCGAACATGAAAATATTCACTTTGATAAAACTTTTAACTCATCTTAGAAAAAtgtaagataaataaatatgtatttttttttaaattctgaAACACTTTGGTTGTTGATCACTTATAGgaaacatattaatttgatgcttttaataatttaatgttctttgtttatttatttttatgtttgtgtactaattttattatatgataatgtataatttatattaagtaATTGTTGTGTTGgattattatcaaaataaaatacttggataaaatagtaaacttgaaaaatcaaaagatgttattaataattaatgataaaataaaaatataatatattttaatgatgatataatatatttgtaatatttttttgaaaaaggaaaatgaaGCAAATTGGAAGAAATACTGCTTCATTTTAATCTAGTGGTAATGAACGGGCTTTGAATGCAAACATATTCTAGATTCGATTCATGCTGCGGAAATTAAGTCACATTGTTCTTCTCATCACGACTGCGGATACACCCGTATAAAAATTCGGGAGAAGACCTGTCGTGGACTGCACCTCACACGATCGAAAATTAGGTATACGTCTTTAATAGACCcgaatttaattttttcttcaaaaaaaataaaaaaatgaatccAACTATTGCGTGGATTCTCTTATAGAAAACAATTTGTCACTCATGGTTgattctttatttattattaattctAAATGACTAGATGAGAAAGAacattttaatttgttattttatatgaaattgCAAAATTATTTACAAGGAATAAAAATGTCACCGATCAGCTCTTGCATATATTATATGCTGAACTGAAATTTATTTCATCGACTTGCGGAGCTTACAGCATGATTGACATGTCAATAATATTTAGGTGGTCTCTAAGTGCAAAGAGGCGGTTGAATCTTTACCTATGCCGTTTTTTGTCCATACTACTACTGGTTGATCAGAGATGAGTAGTTGACACTTCTTCCTCTTACATCTGGGCAGAATGGTGTTGATAACGTATGATCAATTTCTTTCAACCGGAATACTTGAATACTTGTTTGGTTCCTTCCAAAGAGAGTAGATTGTCGCTGGCTTTTGTCCTCCTAATCTCATGAGTGAGGAGGCAAACTTTTGAGCCTCAGTTTTTGATAACTTTCATTATCTCATAATACTGGTTGAATCTTTCCCTTTAATGTACAGCCTTAACTCTCATAATACTGGGTAAGGAGGCAAACGTTTGAGCCTCAGCCTTTCATGTACTTTGGGATAATagtaatttgatatttttaataatttaatgttctttgtttatttattttcatgtttgtgtactaattatattatttttcatgtttaatttatattaagtaATTGTTGTGTTggattattataataaaatagttggataaaaatagtaaacttgaaaaatcataaagtgttattaataattaatgataaaataaaaatataatatatttaaatgatgatataatatatttttaatattttttgaagaaGGAAAATAAAGCAAATTGGAAGAAATACTGTAAGCAAATAAATCTTTGAAGATAAAAAATGAATCTAACCATTGCGTGGATGTTCTTACAGTAAATCATTTATTACTTATGGTTGactctttatttattattaattctAAATGACTAGATGATAAAAAAACAtcttaatttgttattttttatggAATTGCAAAATTATTTACTAGGAATAAAAATGTTACCGATCAGCTCTTGCATCTATTATATGCTGAACTGAAATTTATCTCATAATACTGATTGAATCTTTCCCTTTAATGTACAGCCTTAACCAGATATGTAGAAAGTGAATGCCAAGCCTGGTATAAAGCGAATGAAAGAATTTCTGCAGTGGTACAAGATATTGTTCGTCAAGACTCCTAAATCCTAAGTTTGAGTAACATTTGCTTAGTGGATGGATCCTGGACTTTAGATGTGACTTTCTTGGGTTATGGATGGGTATGGATGGAAAATGCTGGAAACATCCAACTAATAGGGACACGGAACTTGAGTCGTCGTGCATCACTTTTACATTCGGAGGTAGAGACACTACGATGGGCAATGGAGAATATGTTGCAACACTCTTTGTGTCAGTGATTTGGGACGGATTGTAATGAGCTGATAGCCATGATAGAGACTCCTAATGAATGGCCGAGCTTTGCGACAGAACTAGAGAGAATAGAGATGCTGCTGATATGCTTCCCGGACTTtcagatcattcatgtacctcGCCCTCAAAACaagatttctgattttttagctaagacagctGATCCTTCCATAGGGAGTTActtttgttggttgttctattccggtctggctACCCAAaccacctcaagcttgagtaaTAAAATGGTCTTTTGacgaaaaaaaaatgtacagCCTTAACTCTCATAATACTGGGTAAGGAGGCAAACCTTTGAGCCTCAGCCTTTCATGTACTTTGGgataatattaatttgatgtttttaataatttaatgttctttgtttatttattttcatgtttgtgTACTAATCTGatgtttataataatttaatgttctttgtttatttattaataattaatgataaaataaatataatatatttaaatgatgatgtaatatatttttaatatctttttgaaGAAGGAAAATGAAGCAAATAGGAAGAAAGACTGCTTTATTTTGCAGCAAATAAATCTTTGAAGATAAAAAATGAATCCAACCATTGCTAAGTGATGtttaagcatttttattttgttttataataagtgaGGTTTTCACAtttctagataaaatttaatgtcaattgaaatttgtaactaattacaaaatattacatgtttttcttattggttagactgattttatttaatgcaattttatgtaactaagataaattgtatagaaatttgtattttcttaatctttgtgtaaaaaccttaaacatcacttaaaatggtacatAGGGAGTAAAGAACAtcttaatttgttattttatatggaATTGCAAAATTATTTACTAGGAATAAAAATGTCACCAATCAGCTCTTGCATATATTATATGCTGAActgaaattaatttatttcataatacTGGTTGAATCTTTCTCTTTCATTATCTCATAATACTGGTTGGATCTTTCCCTTTAATACAGTCTGAGCCTTAACTTTCATAATCTCATAATACTTAACGGTTCTataacctttaaaaaaaatacatatttttaaacaaaccCGGGAAAAGCTGCGGTTGGCCGAATTGAATTTGTTTCTGACCAATTCGTTTAACGTTTAACCGTTCTGTCTATTTTGCAGGGATTGTTGAgcatttttattgattttattaaattgcagagtttaatatttttttttaaaaaagtctaTCTTTTCAATAGACATTAAAGGTTGACGTTTTGGTTTCCATTGCTTTAACTGGTAAAACGTTttctgaaaaaagaaaaaaacgttaTTTGTCATATGTTGTTGATTTGACTTGGTTAATGGTGATGCTTTTCTTTAATTATCAAGAATGTATGTAACATCTTTTGATTTATTGTTTCAGCTATTTTTTAgagcataaaaatattaaagttccgaatatggtgaaaccatagttttaaataacattttgattCTTAAAAGATCATGTTATATGAATGGAAATGGATTCGTGAGTCGACGCCTCAAACTAAGTTTGGGAGAGATCTGCCACATATGAATCATTTGccattaaaaaatataatattgttgatattgatcaaaatatttatatttcatcaATGCTTAAGTGCAAGTTGTGAAAAGATTAACCATTGAAAATCAGTGAGAATTTTCAGACCAATATAAATGAAACTGACATGTGTATTGTAGTTTCTAAAATCAATATGGTTgagaaaatcatataaaatggTGATTTTGATGCCATAAAAATATCATGAAATGATATGTAtagttgccaaaaaaaaaagcaaaaaaatatgttttggaaaaaatcaaaacatatacaagttagatttataaatcaacttgagagaactatgaaaatagttgtaTGTAAAATGTGATTTCTGAGAATGAAAtacattaaaagaaaattgtaatattttctgaaattgcttttatttaatttaaatctaaaggagttgtaaattaactttttaaactcgggagatgttaaatgtaaatatgcatgCTTGTGagctatctcaagaaatgtggggAAAGCTTTGCTTACCATATAAAGTCATTGGCAAGAGGCCAAATAAACTTagtgatagttatcaaaatatgattaaaaaaaaactagtgtcatACACTAAGTTTGTTGTGTATAATGATTAATTGTATCTTGAAAAAtgatgacaaaaatcattagacaattgatctcgactaatctcaagagattatgttcattgtgatgacaacctaggatcCTTATATTAAATgtgtgtcatgagatcaaattgtTATATCATCAAAAGGAATGGGTAGCCTGTGAATTAAGATgaggtttggcggtaactctacttatcagattggagatcccaagaaataggttcaaggagacaactaagtcaaactaaatctgcccaaaacactgtaaga is part of the Raphanus sativus cultivar WK10039 chromosome 5, ASM80110v3, whole genome shotgun sequence genome and harbors:
- the LOC108861437 gene encoding LOW QUALITY PROTEIN: cytochrome P450 86A4 (The sequence of the model RefSeq protein was modified relative to this genomic sequence to represent the inferred CDS: substituted 1 base at 1 genomic stop codon), giving the protein MEISNVMLLVAIIAAYWLWFKRISRWLKGPRVWPVLGSLPGLIEQRDRMHEWITENLRACGGTYQTCICAVPFLARKQGLVTVTCDPRNLEHMLKTRFDNYPKGPTWQSVFHDLLGQGIFNSDGDTWLFQRKTAALEFTTRTLRQAMGRWVNRGIKLRFCPILESAQAKAEPVDLQDLILRLTFDNICGLAFGKDTKTCAPGLPENSFATAFDRATEASLQRFILPEILWKLKKWLGLGLEVSLSRSLEEMDGYLAEVINTRKQELMSQQQESGHDDLLSRFMMKKKELAYSDTFLQHVVLNFILAGRDTSSVALSXFFWLVTMHPTVEDKIVREICSVLIETRGTENNTASWTDEPLGFDEIDRLVYLKAALSETLRLYPSVPEDSKHAENDDVLPDGTFVPAGSSVSYSIYAAGRMKSTWGEDCLEFIPERWISPVDGKFINHDQYRFVAFNAGPRICLGKDLAYLQMKSIAAAVLLRHRITVVPGHKVEQKMSLTLFMKNGLMVNLHKRDLEGIVKSLVVAKSDGVVNGKCDGVAVCLLMEAMEVTMA